The Ktedonobacteraceae bacterium genome has a window encoding:
- a CDS encoding twin-arginine translocation signal domain-containing protein, protein MSGINRRRFLQLAGAGSLAAASAGGAVVLPNLPKAPKLTTNTHAGTFTFRAVAGMPSRPMPSYASYVIQGHIDLNTKTGMVTKSVMAGHPGDMSNIALPGLSRIVRITEVEVRDGMYYLYGVIDDRSQLLRGESVTFEMHIDPASKIARTGFFGTEIQLDLD, encoded by the coding sequence ATGAGTGGAATTAATCGACGCAGATTCTTACAGTTGGCCGGAGCCGGTTCGCTCGCAGCGGCAAGCGCTGGAGGGGCGGTCGTCCTGCCAAATCTGCCGAAGGCACCTAAACTGACGACCAACACGCATGCAGGCACCTTCACCTTCCGGGCAGTAGCAGGTATGCCCTCGCGACCAATGCCCAGTTACGCGTCCTACGTGATCCAGGGTCATATCGATCTCAACACGAAGACAGGTATGGTGACGAAATCGGTCATGGCAGGCCATCCCGGAGATATGAGCAATATTGCGCTCCCCGGTTTATCGCGCATTGTTCGCATTACGGAGGTAGAGGTGCGTGATGGGATGTACTACCTTTACGGTGTGATCGATGATCGTTCTCAGTTGTTGCGTGGTGAGAGCGTGACCTTCGAGATGCATATTGATCCTGCTTCTAAGATTGCGCGTACAGGCTTCTTTGGGACCGAGATCCAGCTTGACCTCGACTAG
- a CDS encoding beta-propeller fold lactonase family protein — protein MATIQKTFVLAARSMSGPFAGQINTSSISKGSNTRLISGQSLISCTLIALILSGLALLLGPAPRTFAAADWNIAGYVYVLNNDLSGSNSITVFARGRDGSLTLLGVTSIGGTGSLSAFADGTQGSLILAPDGTRLFAVDAGSNQISVVDVHGKQLSPVGVFSSGGTGPVSLSYRAGLLYVLNAANGSSQSANVAGFHVDRKGNLHPIPGATQPLSTSQPNPAEVLIDPTGHFLVVTEKVTNLIDVYQIHSDGSLSGPTTYPSTGVYPFGMAFDPASRHELIVDDGMGGQNNTGAVTAYRLVHGSIQLINGPVPDHQVAPCWMVITQNGHYAYTSDADSHTISGYRIHENGKISLLNSDGVTGSTPSDTFPLEEGLSRNSRYLYVLDSRLLNSPPGPATLSGFQVHHDGSLTTVIDPSQYTLPFSAIGLASD, from the coding sequence ATGGCAACTATACAGAAGACGTTCGTTCTAGCCGCTAGGTCTATGTCCGGTCCCTTTGCAGGCCAGATAAACACGTCTTCCATCTCAAAAGGCAGCAATACTCGGCTGATAAGTGGTCAGTCGCTCATCAGCTGTACGCTGATTGCCCTGATCCTGTCCGGGCTGGCTCTGCTGCTCGGACCTGCTCCACGCACGTTTGCGGCGGCTGATTGGAATATTGCTGGCTATGTGTACGTCTTAAACAACGACTTGAGCGGCTCCAATTCGATCACCGTCTTCGCGCGTGGTAGAGATGGTTCGCTGACACTGTTAGGTGTAACCTCTATTGGTGGAACTGGCAGTTTATCAGCATTCGCCGATGGCACACAGGGTTCGTTAATTCTTGCTCCCGATGGGACAAGACTCTTCGCAGTGGACGCGGGGAGTAACCAGATTTCTGTCGTCGATGTGCATGGGAAGCAACTCTCTCCTGTAGGCGTTTTTTCCTCCGGTGGAACCGGCCCGGTCAGCCTGAGCTATCGCGCCGGGTTGCTCTATGTCTTGAATGCTGCTAATGGAAGTTCGCAATCGGCCAATGTTGCAGGCTTCCATGTTGACCGCAAGGGTAATCTGCACCCGATTCCAGGGGCGACCCAGCCGCTCAGTACTTCCCAGCCCAATCCTGCTGAGGTACTGATTGATCCGACTGGCCACTTCCTGGTGGTCACAGAGAAGGTGACAAACTTGATCGATGTGTATCAGATTCACTCGGATGGCAGCCTGAGTGGTCCAACAACCTATCCCTCGACGGGTGTCTATCCCTTTGGCATGGCTTTTGATCCTGCCAGCAGGCATGAGCTGATCGTCGATGATGGCATGGGTGGTCAGAACAACACAGGTGCAGTAACAGCCTATCGCCTCGTTCATGGAAGTATCCAGCTCATCAATGGCCCGGTACCTGATCATCAGGTTGCGCCATGCTGGATGGTTATCACCCAGAATGGACACTATGCCTACACCTCTGATGCGGACAGTCATACCATCTCGGGTTATCGCATCCATGAGAATGGTAAGATCAGTCTGTTGAACTCCGATGGTGTAACCGGTTCGACGCCATCAGACACCTTCCCGTTGGAAGAGGGATTGAGCCGCAATAGCCGCTACTTATACGTGCTGGACTCCCGGCTCCTGAACTCACCTCCTGGACCTGCCACGCTGAGTGGCTTCCAGGTTCACCATGATGGCAGCCTGACAACCGTCATCGATCCTTCCCAGTATACTCTTCCATTTTCAGCGATTGGCCTCGCCTCCGATTAG